A genomic region of Gemmatimonadota bacterium contains the following coding sequences:
- a CDS encoding YkgJ family cysteine cluster protein, with translation MAKGKFWHDGLQFSCHGCGHCCTFPGGFIYGSEKEFRRIAEYLDLPFETFLEKYTEEIDGYVSLVSPDDGPCVFYDQGCSIYPVRPSQCSSYPFWQDILKSKRRWEREAETCGGMNKGKRWTRKEIEAQAASRTENLMAAKKRS, from the coding sequence ATGGCTAAAGGCAAGTTCTGGCACGACGGATTGCAGTTCTCCTGCCACGGGTGCGGCCACTGCTGCACCTTTCCCGGTGGATTCATCTACGGCAGCGAGAAAGAGTTCCGGCGCATCGCCGAGTACCTGGACCTGCCGTTCGAAACCTTCCTGGAAAAGTACACGGAAGAGATCGACGGCTACGTCTCCCTGGTCTCTCCGGATGACGGTCCCTGCGTATTCTACGACCAGGGGTGTTCCATCTATCCGGTACGGCCGTCCCAGTGCAGCAGCTACCCCTTCTGGCAGGACATCCTGAAGTCGAAACGCCGGTGGGAACGGGAAGCAGAGACGTGCGGGGGCATGAACAAGGGCAAGCGGTGGACGCGCAAGGAGATCGAGGCGCAGGCGGCCAGTCGGACGGAGAACCTGATGGCCGCGAAGAAACGGTCGTAG
- a CDS encoding RidA family protein, producing MNLPFSDAVRVGHLLFLSGQIGNIPGTTDLAPGGIQGEVRQTMENIRTVLEANGSSMDRVIKATVMLADIAEWPAFNEVYVTYFPGDKPARSAFAGSGLAFGARCEVEVIATVGE from the coding sequence ATGAACCTGCCCTTCTCGGACGCCGTGCGCGTGGGGCACCTGCTGTTCCTCTCCGGCCAGATCGGAAACATCCCCGGAACGACGGACCTGGCGCCGGGGGGCATCCAGGGCGAGGTCCGACAGACCATGGAGAACATCAGGACGGTCCTGGAAGCCAACGGATCCTCCATGGACCGGGTGATCAAGGCCACGGTCATGCTGGCGGACATCGCCGAATGGCCCGCCTTCAACGAGGTGTACGTCACGTACTTCCCCGGCGACAAGCCGGCCCGCAGCGCCTTTGCCGGCAGCGGCCTGGCCTTCGGCGCGCGGTGCGAAGTCGAGGTGATCGCCACGGTGGGCGAGTAG
- a CDS encoding Ig-like domain-containing protein has protein sequence MKLKTVAFLVCVSWFTIIACGNDSSTNPQQPEPPPPPPVPTRIVINPASITFDAIGQTIQLSASVYDQYGAVMSSAVVSWTSDDDAVATVNTGGDVTAVNNGNTVISARSGGISASVNAAVMQSAYSIAIEPQMATLREFGEAVQMSATVLDRNEHPVEGVAVSWTSSDTGVASVDDAGLVTALNDGNTRIIASYSGISGTAQVNVMIDPMTDRGALIKLYHALQGPGWAQDTNWLSDKPLVEWYGVDTDGNGNVTWLDLDANDISGVIPSAMGNLTSLEFLNLSNNKFSRLYGNIPPELGNLTNLQELNLSNTAVWGTLPPELGNLTDLRVLDLTSTEVTGSIPPELGNLSSLQLLYIQQNALSCNIPPELGNLSNLEEFNFYSIPELPASNSQESSSGSTQESCRIPPELGNLTNLFELDLGGKGFTGSIPPELGKLSNLYLLKLRFNALDGSIPPDLANLTNLVQLDLSYNNLMGNIPPELGNLSDLTHLELSYNEDLTGPLPDTFTSLKNLRSLGLADTGLCAPSDDAFQAWLLGIETEGVVTCEED, from the coding sequence ATGAAACTAAAAACTGTGGCGTTTCTTGTGTGTGTTTCGTGGTTTACTATTATCGCCTGTGGCAACGACAGTTCCACCAATCCGCAACAGCCTGAACCACCGCCGCCCCCTCCCGTACCCACCAGGATCGTGATCAACCCCGCGTCGATAACGTTCGATGCAATCGGACAAACCATTCAACTGTCTGCCAGTGTCTATGACCAGTACGGCGCGGTCATGAGCAGCGCAGTCGTGTCTTGGACCAGCGACGATGACGCGGTAGCGACCGTCAACACGGGCGGTGACGTGACGGCAGTCAACAATGGCAACACCGTGATTTCGGCCAGGTCGGGCGGTATCTCCGCCAGCGTAAACGCGGCAGTCATGCAGTCGGCCTACAGTATCGCCATTGAACCTCAGATGGCGACGCTCCGGGAATTCGGCGAGGCGGTGCAGATGTCGGCTACAGTGTTGGACCGGAATGAGCACCCCGTAGAAGGTGTTGCCGTCTCCTGGACTAGTAGCGACACGGGAGTAGCGTCGGTCGACGATGCAGGACTGGTGACGGCGCTGAACGACGGCAACACCCGGATCATCGCGTCCTACAGCGGCATTTCCGGTACCGCCCAAGTTAACGTAATGATCGACCCGATGACGGACAGAGGCGCACTGATCAAGCTGTACCACGCCCTGCAAGGACCGGGCTGGGCGCAAGACACCAACTGGTTGTCGGACAAGCCCCTGGTCGAATGGTATGGCGTCGATACCGACGGGAACGGCAACGTCACATGGCTGGATCTTGATGCCAACGACATCAGCGGTGTTATTCCGTCGGCAATGGGTAACCTGACCAGCCTCGAATTCCTGAATCTTAGCAATAACAAGTTCAGCCGATTGTATGGCAACATTCCGCCCGAGTTGGGAAACCTGACCAACCTGCAGGAGCTGAATCTCAGCAATACCGCCGTGTGGGGCACTCTTCCTCCGGAATTAGGAAATCTGACCGACCTGCGAGTGCTGGATCTCACCTCCACCGAGGTGACAGGCAGCATCCCTCCGGAACTGGGAAACCTTTCCAGTCTGCAGTTGCTGTATATTCAGCAAAACGCGTTGTCGTGCAACATCCCACCGGAGCTGGGTAACCTGTCCAACCTGGAAGAGTTCAATTTCTACTCAATACCTGAACTCCCCGCGTCCAACTCGCAGGAATCGAGTAGTGGCAGCACCCAGGAGTCCTGCCGTATTCCACCGGAACTGGGCAACCTCACCAACCTGTTCGAGCTGGATCTTGGCGGCAAAGGATTCACGGGGAGCATTCCGCCGGAGTTGGGGAAACTCAGCAACCTGTATTTGTTGAAACTCAGGTTTAACGCGTTAGATGGCAGCATCCCGCCGGATCTGGCAAATCTGACCAACCTGGTACAGTTGGACCTTTCCTACAACAATCTCATGGGGAACATCCCACCGGAGTTGGGAAACCTCTCAGATCTCACGCATCTGGAGTTGAGCTATAACGAAGATCTGACAGGGCCGCTGCCCGACACGTTCACCAGCCTCAAAAACCTCCGGTCGCTGGGCCTGGCCGATACCGGCTTATGCGCTCCTTCGGATGATGCGTTTCAGGCGTGGTTGCTGGGCATCGAGACTGAGGGTGTGGTGACTTGCGAAGAGGATTAA
- a CDS encoding BamA/TamA family outer membrane protein: MLRKAYSIRSCTIRSRRRWSTVLLVAAILAASLSLAGADSAAAQAGQRIFRSVPEQGDTTHVAVPGGRFEKGGFGRWFYGSDYRQLWTTPLELPVLDLDAVGGGLSPMRPGGAGQSISLHFMGEDGRRYTVRSIDKDPSKRLLDELKDTVVEDVIQDLVSAHLPAAGLVVDALMEATGVLHAPHRLVVIPDDPRLESFREEYAGLIGTLQEHPSEAPGNEPGFAGSRRVSGSERLYEGLEESPCERVDARAYLKARLIDFLIGDSDRHRGQWRWAQFPAGDCYTWLPVPEDRDKAFIDLDGQFMKLVRRIEPKFVRFQEQYPNHRGLSRTGWELDRRLLAELEWNAWETVVATVQSELPDPVIDEAVRRLPDPFYTQVGDFLARTLKVRRDTLGEFAARYYGFISNEVEIRATDEDEYLELEHQADGALEVRISLAGTSEIPYFRRTLYPHETEEVRIYLHGGDDQTNVVGDRARIKVHVDGGGGDDAFANNSRAGRRTTRFYDARGRNRFEGGRAHVNERRFVRPRNESAISQDIYTLDWGRVSGIRPVVYYKSDFGFYAGLQYARLSYGYRKAPYAARYAIDVGVASRGGAKPFVTYSGRFRHMFRSLDGQLEMGYSGINMVRFNGFGNDYSLTKDEPFYELEQAQFLLAPALSFTGSGDAHGKWNLAGGPVAKITNTSLDENEGKFIASYETPLYGTGSFGQAGVRGEVVFDTRNHPAHALRGVRIRLAGELYPALWDVESIFGNVAGEASTYLSANIPASPTLALRVGGKTVLGEYPFHEAAAIGGSENLRGFRKFRFAGDSAVYGNGELRFRLTPIKFLVPGDLGAFGAVDVGRVFYGNDPGNADNWHIGRGGGLWVSFTERRATLSLAMMDSKDKTELYLYFGFMF; encoded by the coding sequence ATGCTACGAAAGGCGTACTCGATCAGATCGTGCACGATCCGATCCCGCCGCCGATGGTCTACCGTGTTGCTCGTTGCCGCGATACTTGCCGCCTCACTATCCCTTGCAGGCGCCGATTCGGCAGCGGCGCAGGCCGGCCAGCGCATCTTCCGCTCGGTCCCGGAGCAAGGCGATACGACGCACGTGGCCGTACCCGGCGGACGGTTCGAGAAGGGCGGTTTCGGCCGGTGGTTCTACGGCAGCGACTACCGCCAGCTCTGGACGACGCCGCTCGAACTGCCGGTCCTCGATCTGGATGCCGTGGGCGGCGGGCTGTCGCCCATGCGCCCGGGCGGAGCCGGCCAGTCCATTTCGCTCCACTTCATGGGCGAGGACGGCCGCCGCTACACGGTGCGCTCCATCGACAAGGACCCGTCCAAGCGTTTGTTGGATGAGCTTAAGGACACGGTCGTCGAGGACGTGATCCAGGACCTTGTGAGCGCCCACCTGCCGGCGGCGGGCCTGGTGGTGGATGCGCTCATGGAAGCAACGGGCGTCCTGCATGCGCCGCACCGGCTCGTGGTGATCCCCGACGATCCCAGGCTGGAGTCGTTCAGGGAAGAGTATGCCGGGCTGATCGGCACCCTGCAGGAACATCCGTCCGAAGCCCCCGGCAACGAGCCGGGGTTTGCCGGATCCCGCAGGGTGAGCGGCTCGGAGCGGTTGTACGAAGGTCTTGAAGAGTCTCCCTGCGAACGCGTGGACGCCCGCGCCTATCTTAAGGCGCGACTCATCGATTTTCTCATCGGCGATTCGGACCGGCATCGCGGCCAGTGGCGCTGGGCCCAATTTCCGGCCGGCGACTGCTACACGTGGCTGCCGGTCCCCGAAGACCGGGACAAGGCCTTCATCGACCTGGACGGTCAGTTCATGAAATTGGTGCGCCGGATCGAGCCCAAGTTCGTCCGCTTCCAGGAGCAATATCCGAACCACCGGGGTCTCTCCCGCACGGGCTGGGAACTGGATCGGAGGTTGCTGGCCGAACTGGAATGGAACGCGTGGGAGACCGTGGTCGCCACGGTACAGTCCGAATTGCCGGACCCGGTGATCGACGAAGCCGTGAGGCGCCTGCCGGATCCGTTCTACACGCAGGTGGGGGACTTCCTGGCCCGGACGCTGAAGGTGCGCCGGGACACACTTGGCGAATTTGCGGCGCGGTACTACGGATTCATCAGCAACGAGGTCGAAATCCGGGCGACGGACGAGGACGAATACCTCGAACTGGAACACCAGGCGGACGGCGCGCTGGAGGTGCGCATCAGCCTGGCCGGGACGTCGGAAATCCCGTATTTCCGCCGTACCCTCTACCCCCACGAGACCGAGGAAGTGCGGATCTACCTGCACGGCGGGGACGATCAGACCAACGTCGTCGGAGACCGGGCCAGGATCAAGGTGCACGTGGACGGCGGCGGGGGCGACGATGCCTTCGCGAACAACTCCCGGGCGGGACGCCGGACGACGCGGTTCTACGACGCGCGCGGGCGGAATCGCTTCGAAGGCGGCCGGGCGCACGTCAACGAGCGACGTTTCGTGCGACCGAGGAACGAGAGCGCGATCTCGCAGGACATCTATACCCTCGACTGGGGCCGCGTATCGGGTATTCGCCCGGTGGTCTACTACAAATCCGACTTCGGCTTCTACGCCGGGCTTCAGTACGCCCGGTTGAGTTATGGCTACCGGAAAGCGCCGTATGCCGCACGGTACGCCATCGACGTCGGCGTCGCCTCGCGGGGTGGAGCGAAGCCCTTCGTCACCTATTCCGGCCGGTTCCGGCATATGTTTCGGAGCCTGGACGGACAGCTGGAGATGGGGTACTCCGGCATCAACATGGTACGCTTCAACGGCTTCGGCAACGACTACAGTCTCACGAAGGACGAGCCGTTCTACGAGCTGGAACAAGCGCAGTTCCTTCTCGCACCCGCCCTGTCCTTCACGGGTTCCGGTGACGCGCACGGCAAGTGGAACCTGGCGGGCGGCCCCGTCGCCAAGATCACCAACACCTCATTAGACGAGAACGAAGGGAAGTTTATCGCATCCTACGAAACGCCGCTGTACGGGACGGGATCCTTCGGGCAGGCCGGGGTGCGCGGGGAAGTCGTCTTCGACACCCGCAACCATCCGGCTCACGCCCTGCGGGGCGTGCGGATAAGGCTGGCCGGTGAACTCTATCCAGCGCTGTGGGACGTCGAATCGATCTTCGGCAATGTCGCGGGGGAGGCGTCCACCTACCTCTCGGCGAACATCCCCGCCTCCCCCACCCTCGCCCTGCGCGTGGGCGGCAAAACCGTCCTCGGGGAGTATCCCTTCCACGAAGCCGCTGCGATCGGCGGTTCCGAAAACCTGCGGGGATTCCGCAAGTTCCGTTTCGCGGGGGATTCCGCGGTCTACGGCAACGGCGAGCTCCGTTTCCGGCTGACCCCGATCAAGTTCCTGGTTCCCGGTGACCTCGGTGCGTTCGGCGCCGTCGACGTGGGGCGTGTATTCTACGGGAACGACCCGGGCAATGCCGACAACTGGCATATCGGCCGGGGCGGCGGGCTCTGGGTCTCCTTCACCGAGCGGCGGGCGACGCTGAGCCTGGCGATGATGGACAGCAAGGACAAAACCGAGCTGTACCTGTACTTCGGGTTCATGTTCTAG
- a CDS encoding metallophosphoesterase, with protein sequence MGMVAFRRVFRPVTALLLALAVVLAGCHAGRLRGENYDADGDPFIRWNAPADTIGVTGPADTARVAYRIILTGDTGEPVRDDPTLAAIGRWAVPQDRAAVLLLGDNLYPSGLEEDNRAWGESILRQQLESTSALRVFVPGNHDWGSSPRDWTGERVIAQQEFVLEWPGGDVDFLPRDGCPGPAVRELLRPGEQMERGIAVVAIDWLPWFSEVYDRSGCADGEFGQRIDDTFASLENHYVIVASHYPLRSAGDRADLGQGMLIDILVNLYHLLLQPRSELTLHHPKYVDFAEKVEIALARHRSLVYAAGHDHSLQLFEGDEVARMHIVSGAGSTGKVTRVTDLPETIFAHAVPGFVVLDFVSLEGEGDGDPAVPVVRVVRTGQETPVFQMRIP encoded by the coding sequence ATGGGTATGGTGGCATTCCGGCGGGTTTTCCGGCCGGTGACCGCGCTGTTGCTGGCGCTGGCCGTAGTCCTGGCGGGTTGCCATGCCGGACGACTTCGGGGCGAGAACTACGACGCGGATGGAGACCCGTTCATCCGGTGGAACGCTCCGGCGGACACGATCGGCGTCACCGGCCCAGCCGACACCGCCCGGGTCGCCTATCGCATCATCCTGACCGGAGACACCGGCGAGCCGGTCCGGGACGATCCCACCCTGGCAGCCATCGGGCGCTGGGCCGTTCCGCAGGATCGCGCCGCCGTGTTGTTACTGGGTGACAATCTCTACCCGTCGGGACTGGAGGAGGATAACCGCGCCTGGGGCGAGTCCATTTTGCGCCAGCAGCTCGAGTCCACCTCTGCGTTGCGGGTCTTCGTGCCGGGCAACCACGATTGGGGCTCCTCGCCGCGAGACTGGACAGGTGAGCGCGTCATCGCGCAGCAGGAGTTCGTACTGGAATGGCCCGGGGGCGACGTGGACTTCCTGCCCCGCGACGGATGTCCGGGTCCCGCCGTCCGCGAACTGCTTCGGCCGGGGGAGCAGATGGAACGGGGGATCGCGGTCGTCGCCATCGATTGGCTGCCCTGGTTCTCCGAGGTCTACGACAGAAGTGGGTGCGCTGATGGGGAATTCGGACAGCGGATCGACGACACCTTCGCCTCACTGGAAAACCACTACGTGATCGTGGCGAGTCACTATCCGCTTCGGTCGGCCGGCGACCGTGCCGACCTGGGGCAGGGGATGCTCATCGATATTCTGGTCAACCTGTATCATCTACTGCTACAGCCGAGATCCGAACTCACGCTGCACCACCCGAAATATGTGGACTTCGCGGAGAAAGTCGAGATCGCACTCGCAAGGCACAGGTCCCTCGTCTATGCCGCGGGACATGATCACAGCCTGCAGCTCTTCGAAGGCGACGAGGTCGCCCGGATGCACATCGTGAGCGGGGCGGGTTCCACCGGCAAGGTGACGCGCGTGACCGACCTGCCCGAAACGATCTTCGCCCATGCCGTCCCGGGATTCGTCGTGCTCGACTTCGTCAGCCTCGAGGGAGAGGGAGACGGAGATCCCGCCGTGCCGGTCGTGCGCGTCGTGAGAACGGGGCAGGAAACGCCCGTCTTCCAGATGCGCATTCCGTAG
- a CDS encoding SdiA-regulated domain-containing protein yields MRAPGNKLLAAFLGLSVVFFVVAMFVGEDAPGEPDVGASAEPGVGASAMQDDGAPAIAGGAPAAEGVAPPMAGAGMDSTVNAMAAATVNQTSIAGSTAAASGDPLLLGRFDFEEPDRQLRLPRRLREISGLAMLAGDRLLAHDDERGTVVEIDYRDGSIVKDFELGGPRGRVADDFEGIAAAEDRLFLVTSTGRLYEFGEGDNGAAVPYNRYETGVGRFHEIEGLAYDPDRRMLLLLSKNPRNPRQGDQIAIYRWSLDSRRLVEGGSILIEAAAFARPIDRDTFQPSGVERHPASGNLFIVAARQRAVAEITPGGTVLSVRRLTASLHRQAEGITFAADNTLVIADEGAGKRATLSFYPVAKGQ; encoded by the coding sequence ATGAGGGCACCGGGCAATAAGCTCCTGGCGGCATTTCTGGGCTTGAGCGTGGTCTTCTTCGTGGTGGCCATGTTCGTGGGGGAGGACGCGCCGGGCGAACCGGACGTGGGCGCGTCGGCGGAACCTGGCGTGGGCGCGTCTGCGATGCAGGATGATGGCGCTCCTGCTATAGCCGGCGGTGCTCCTGCGGCGGAAGGCGTAGCCCCCCCGATGGCGGGCGCGGGGATGGATTCCACCGTGAACGCAATGGCTGCAGCCACGGTCAACCAGACCTCTATTGCTGGCTCCACTGCGGCGGCCTCGGGGGATCCTCTTCTCCTCGGGCGTTTCGATTTCGAAGAGCCGGACCGGCAATTGAGGCTGCCGAGGCGGTTGCGGGAAATCTCCGGCCTGGCCATGCTCGCAGGGGACCGGCTTCTCGCCCACGATGACGAAAGAGGCACGGTAGTAGAAATCGATTATCGCGATGGCTCGATCGTGAAAGACTTTGAACTCGGAGGTCCCAGGGGCCGGGTCGCCGATGACTTCGAAGGCATTGCCGCCGCCGAGGACCGGCTGTTCCTCGTCACGAGCACGGGCCGGCTGTACGAGTTCGGCGAGGGCGATAACGGGGCGGCCGTTCCCTACAACCGGTATGAGACCGGCGTCGGACGTTTTCATGAAATAGAGGGACTGGCCTACGATCCGGATCGGCGCATGCTGCTGCTCCTCAGCAAGAACCCCAGAAACCCCCGCCAGGGTGACCAGATAGCGATCTACCGCTGGTCGCTCGATTCCAGGCGGCTTGTCGAAGGCGGTTCCATCCTCATCGAGGCTGCCGCGTTCGCCCGCCCAATCGATCGCGACACATTCCAACCCTCCGGTGTCGAACGGCATCCGGCATCGGGCAATTTGTTTATCGTGGCGGCCCGCCAACGCGCCGTTGCCGAGATCACCCCCGGTGGAACGGTCCTCTCCGTACGCAGACTGACGGCCAGCTTGCATCGGCAGGCCGAGGGCATCACCTTTGCTGCCGACAATACCCTGGTCATAGCGGACGAAGGGGCGGGCAAGCGCGCGACCCTGAGTTTCTACCCCGTTGCGAAGGGACAGTAA
- a CDS encoding DUF4956 domain-containing protein: MKGSALLDHIVVRLVVYYIASFLFFAALWELLPGVFLEFQVAERIEDSSLPTLDFEQFEADAGLSQVFVPVTMSLLFSFLFALPVVWVYRWTRPRKKYDPSFAQTLLVVPIAIALVVFLVKDSIALAFSIAGIVAAVRFRTSLNETMDAIYMFIVIGIGLAAGIQYGSVAILASVAFNAVVLVVWRMNWGAEPAVLSGLRLVHPPGGHPGPDGSDPGEGKKPKPFTTRLRVHTSRSEAAQQAAEALLATYAARWQFAGVVEEGDDASIVEFDVRMKKKSDPATFTAALEKITEGYAAKVELEERPQS; encoded by the coding sequence ATGAAAGGATCGGCCCTGCTCGACCATATCGTTGTCCGGCTCGTGGTCTATTATATCGCCTCGTTCCTTTTTTTCGCGGCCCTGTGGGAGTTGCTTCCGGGGGTCTTCCTCGAATTTCAGGTGGCCGAACGGATCGAAGACAGCTCCCTTCCGACCCTGGATTTCGAACAGTTCGAGGCCGATGCGGGCCTGTCCCAGGTGTTCGTTCCGGTAACCATGTCGTTGCTGTTTTCCTTTCTCTTCGCCCTGCCCGTGGTCTGGGTCTATCGCTGGACGCGGCCCCGCAAGAAATACGACCCGTCCTTTGCCCAGACCCTCCTCGTCGTCCCCATCGCAATCGCCCTCGTCGTGTTTCTGGTGAAGGACAGCATCGCCCTCGCCTTCAGTATCGCGGGTATCGTCGCCGCGGTACGCTTTCGCACGTCGCTGAACGAAACCATGGACGCCATATATATGTTCATTGTCATCGGCATCGGACTGGCCGCCGGGATCCAGTACGGTTCGGTGGCGATCCTGGCCTCGGTGGCTTTCAATGCCGTCGTGCTCGTCGTCTGGCGCATGAACTGGGGCGCGGAGCCCGCGGTACTGTCCGGGCTCAGGCTGGTGCATCCGCCCGGCGGGCATCCTGGGCCTGACGGGAGCGATCCCGGGGAGGGTAAAAAGCCCAAGCCTTTCACCACCAGGCTCAGGGTACACACGTCGCGCTCCGAAGCGGCGCAGCAAGCTGCCGAAGCGCTGCTGGCGACCTATGCCGCGCGCTGGCAGTTCGCGGGGGTCGTGGAAGAGGGGGACGACGCTTCGATCGTCGAGTTCGACGTCCGGATGAAGAAGAAGTCGGACCCGGCGACCTTCACCGCGGCTCTGGAAAAGATCACCGAAGGTTATGCCGCAAAGGTGGAGCTGGAGGAACGGCCGCAATCTTGA
- a CDS encoding transporter substrate-binding domain-containing protein: MYRPGNKLLVWFLIFSFVFFLVAVIVEEFALFDSESEVQPGDPSGGRYEQDAATNGPEAASGARFDGHPELSGRPLRLVTTTWSPFAGAPGKPRFALDLVETALERMGIGADTVVMDEERLSSVLLTGAFDGSAAVWQNEARDGAMIYSRPYLENRLILVGRAGSDVSAASLAGLAGTKVALFAGLAYASVAETEDGPEFVRSNSDEDGVARLLDGEVDYALLDDLVVQYLIANHGGEARTRLAFGSTPLLTRSLHLAVNRTLPGADSIITRFDAEMRAMMADRTIHGLLELDWIRTDVDGDGLGEYVPYRDRTGPDPPSHFYELFLSDRPAMGPGMTRRYFLDGNVYEDWSAVPGRYKTPDAGRTGPDPRTTGSFSFTW; this comes from the coding sequence ATGTACAGACCGGGTAACAAACTGCTGGTATGGTTTCTTATCTTCAGCTTCGTGTTTTTCTTGGTGGCGGTGATCGTAGAGGAGTTCGCGCTGTTCGATTCCGAAAGCGAAGTGCAGCCCGGCGATCCATCAGGAGGCCGGTACGAGCAGGACGCCGCCACGAATGGTCCGGAGGCCGCGTCCGGTGCGCGATTCGACGGCCATCCCGAACTGTCAGGCCGGCCGCTGCGACTGGTAACGACAACGTGGTCGCCTTTCGCCGGCGCGCCGGGAAAACCGCGGTTCGCCCTCGATCTTGTCGAAACGGCCCTGGAACGCATGGGGATCGGCGCCGATACGGTTGTCATGGACGAGGAGAGGTTGTCGTCCGTGTTGCTGACCGGGGCGTTCGATGGAAGTGCGGCAGTCTGGCAGAATGAAGCACGGGACGGCGCGATGATTTACTCGCGGCCGTATCTGGAGAACCGGCTGATCCTCGTGGGGCGGGCAGGCAGCGACGTATCTGCTGCCTCCCTGGCCGGCCTCGCCGGAACGAAGGTCGCCCTGTTCGCCGGGCTCGCGTACGCGAGTGTGGCAGAGACTGAGGACGGGCCGGAATTCGTCCGTTCGAACAGCGACGAGGACGGGGTCGCAAGACTCCTCGACGGCGAGGTGGACTACGCGCTGTTGGACGACCTGGTCGTCCAGTACCTTATCGCCAATCACGGAGGCGAAGCACGGACGCGCCTGGCATTCGGTTCGACGCCGCTGCTCACCCGTTCGCTTCACCTCGCCGTAAATCGCACGCTTCCTGGCGCCGATTCGATCATCACCCGGTTCGACGCCGAGATGCGCGCCATGATGGCCGACCGGACCATTCACGGTCTGCTCGAGCTCGACTGGATCCGAACGGACGTCGACGGCGACGGCCTCGGCGAATACGTCCCTTATCGAGATCGGACCGGTCCGGACCCGCCATCCCATTTCTATGAACTGTTCCTTTCGGACAGGCCGGCCATGGGACCCGGTATGACGCGGCGTTATTTCCTGGACGGCAACGTCTACGAAGACTGGTCTGCCGTGCCCGGCCGGTACAAGACCCCGGACGCCGGCAGGACCGGACCCGATCCGCGCACGACCGGATCATTCAGCTTCACGTGGTAG